One Rissa tridactyla isolate bRisTri1 chromosome 1, bRisTri1.patW.cur.20221130, whole genome shotgun sequence DNA segment encodes these proteins:
- the RIOX2 gene encoding ribosomal oxygenase 2, giving the protein MPKKGGKHAEMGKEMQAQCKRAKVEAACSPSVMNFENPDSLFGSLISPIKQELFFREYWEQKPLLVRRNDPLVAAYYQSLFQLSDLKELCSQGLYYGRDVNICRCVNGKKKVLNKEGKVNYMQLKKDFDQKKATIQFHQPQRFKEELWKIQEKLECYFGSLVGSNVYITPQGSQGLPPHYDDVEVFILQLEGEKHWRLYKPTVHLAREYNVESEDRIGNPTHEFILKPGDLLYFPRGTIHQADTPLGISYSTHVTISTYQNNSWGDFLLDAIPGLVFDTAKEDVALRTSIPRQLLMQVDIADSTKKLSSLLRRLADRLENTRELRSSDMKKDFIMNRLPPCLGCDADPLMPGGKLPKIDSKIRLQFRDHAIIMVEPDQENSDEIRREMVYVYHSLKNRRETHMMGTEDDPMSEEVTSQQTHGLRFPLSYLDALKQIWRSSAVSVKELNLNSDEEKENLALSLWTECLIEVL; this is encoded by the exons ATGCCCAAGAAAGGAGGGAAGCATGctgaaatgggaaaagaaatgcaggcacagTGTAAACGAGCAAAGGTGGAAGCAGCTTGTTCTCCATCAGTCATGAATTTTGAGAACCCCGACAGCCTCTTTGGAAGCTTGATCTCTCCCATCAAACAAGAGCTGTTTTTCAGGGAGTATTGGGAGCAAAAGCCACTGCTTGTTCGGAGAAATGATCCCCTGGTGGCTGCTTACTACCAGTCCCTGTTCCAGTTGTCAGATTTGAAGGAACTGTGCAGCCAGGGTCTATACTATGGGCGAGATGTAAACATCTGCAGATGCgtgaatggaaaaaagaaagttttaaataaagaagGCAAAGTGAATTACATGCAGCTGAAGAAGGATTTTGACCAGAAAAAGGCAACAATACAGTTTCATCAGCCTCAGAGATTTAAG gaggaGCTGTGGAAGATTCAGGAGAAACTGGAGTGCTACTTCGGGTCTCTGGTCGGGTCGAATGTTTACATCACTCCTCAGGGCTCGCAGGGCCTTCCCCCTCATTACGATGATGTTGAG GTGTTTATCCTTCAGCTAGAAGGCGAGAAACATTGGCGACTCTATAAACCAACGGTGCATTTAGCTCGGGAATATAATGTTGAATCAGAAGATAGGATTGGGAATCCCACGCATGAATTCATATTAAAG CCAGGTGACTTACTGTACTTCCCAAGAGGGACTATTCACCAAGCTGATACTCCTCTTGGGATCTCCTATTCTACACACGTGACCATCAGTACCTACCAAAACAa CTCTTGGGGAGATTTCTTACTGGATGCAATTCCTGGCCTTGTGTTTGATACAGCAAAAGAAGATGTGGCGCTGCGGACAAGCATACCAAGGCAACTGCTCATG CAGGTGGATATAGCTGACTCAACAAAAAAACTGAGTAGCCTTTTGAGAAGGCTTGCAGACCGTCTGGAAAACACCAGAGAACTGAGATCATCTGACATGAAGAAGGATTTCATTATGAACCGGTTGCCACCGTGCTTGGGATGTGACGCGGATCCTTTGATGCCAG gtggTAAATTGCCAAAAATAGATAGCAAAATCAGACTGCAGTTTAGAGATCATGCTATCATTATGGTGGAACCAGATCAAGAGAATTCT GATGAAATTCGCAGAGAGATGGTTTACGTGTATCATTCTTTAAAGAACAGGAGAGAAACTCACATGATGGGGACAGAAGATGACCCTATGAGTGAGGAAGTCACATCACAG cagactCATGGGCTGCGGTTTCCTTTGTCATACTTGGACGCACTGAAGCAGATTTGGAGGAGCAGCGCTGTTTCTGTTAAAGAGCTTAACCTTAACTcagatgaagagaaagaaaaccttgCCTTGTCTCTGTGGACCGAATGTCTAATTGAAGTTCTTTGA